GTGGTCCGGAAAACGGCTGGCCGAGCACAAAGCCGACCGATCCACCGTCGTCCGCGAAGCCCTCCTCGCCGCCGGCATCGTCGCCCCCGAGACAGAACGGCTCGCCGCCGCCGTCACCCTGGCCGATGGCAGCCCCCGCTTTGTGTGGACCGACACCCGACCCGATGCCCGCACCTACGCCCGCGTCCTCCTCGCCTCCATCGCCGAACGGCACAAGTGGCGAGACCAGTACGAAGCCGCAAAGGCAGCAGCGCCTGTGGACAAGCGTTCGGCAACCACTCCACCGCCCGACCCCGGCTGAGCGACCAAGCTGCTCGGGCTCCCCGATAGCCGCCGATCTTATGGTCTCCGGTCCGGCCGTCAAGGGTGAGCGCAGCGAATCCGCAGGACCCGAAGGGCCCTTGACGGCCGGACCGGAGACCAGAACCTCACCCGTCGGGGAGACCGAGCCCCGACACCGAACGATGGGAGTGCGTGATGGAGAAGTTGCTGCTGACACCACAGGAGGCCGCTGAGTCGCTGGGGGTTAGCCGGTCTCAGCTGTACGAGCTGATGCGCCGGCACGAGGTGGTGAGCATCCTGATCGGCCGTTCCCGCCGTATCCCGGCGGCCCCGCTGCGTGAATACGTGCAGCGGCTGGCCGAGGACGCCTGGACGGCATGAGCCGGCGGACGAACGGTGAGGGGTCGGTCTACCGGCGGGCCGATGGCCGGTGGACGGGTGCCCACTACGTGCTGCGTCCCGACGGCGGTCGGGTGCGTCGCGCCGTGTACGCCCGGACGCAACGGGAGGCGGTGGCCAAGCTCGCAGAGCTGGTGGCCAAGACATCGGCGGGGGTGCCGCTGGCGGTGGACGCGTGGACGGTGGAGTCGTACGCCTCGCACTGGATGAGCCATGTGGTGGCGCCGCGGCTGCGGCCGTCGTCGGTGTCGTCGTACCGGTCAACGCTGCGGCTGCACATCGTGCCGGGCCTGGGCCGGTATCCGTTGCGTCGCCTGACGCCGGCGCACGTCCGGGCGTTGTTGGCGGCCAAGCTGGAGTCCGGGCTGTCGGTGCGGTCGGTGCAGATCATCCACGCGACACTGCGGAACATGCTGGCAGAGGCGATGCGGGACGAGGTGATCGAGCGGAACGTCGCTGCGCTGGTGCGGCCTCCGAGGGCGGAGCAGGAGGAGGTGCGGCCGTGGTCGCCGGAGGAGGCGGGGGCGTTTCTCCGATCGGTTCGCGGGGATCGGCTGTACGCGTTGTTCGCGGTCGGTGTGGGTCTGGGGATGCGGCGGGGCGAACTGCTGGGCCTGCGGTGGTCTGACGTCGAAGTGGACCAGCGGGTGCTGCATGTGCGGCACACCGCGCAGCGGGTGTACGGGAGCGGGATGGTGTTCGGGCCGCCGAAGTCGGCGCGGTCGCGGCGGGACATTCCGTTGCCGGCGGTGACGGTCGGGGTGTTGGAGGAGCACCGGAAGCGTCAGGAGGAGGAGCGGGCGGCGCTGAAGCCGTACTGGCAGGAGACCGGGTTGGTGTTCACGACGACGGTCGGGACGGTGATCGAGCCGCGGAACCTAGCTCGGGTGCTGGACGCGTTGATCATCGAGGCTGGCGTGCGGCGGATCCGGTTGCACGACATGCGGCACACCTGTGCGTCGTTGCTGCTGGCGCAGGGGGTGCCGGCGCGGGTGGTGATGGAGGTCCTTGGGCACTCGCAGCTCGGTATCACGATGAACCTGTACTCGCACGTGATGCCGTCCGCGCTGCGTGAGGCGGCTGACGCGATCGATCGCGTTCTTGGGAGCCAGGAGTGACCGTTGCTGTCACCACTGCTGTCAGGTGGCCATTCGTTAAGGTCAGAGCCCGACGCAACATGCCTCTGACAAGGGGAGAAAGTGGAGCTGACGGTCGGACTCGAACCGACAACCGCCTGTTTACAAGACAGGTGCGCTACCAATTGCGCCACGCCAGCAACGTGCTCGGGACAGACTACTGACCCGCGACCCGAGCGAACCATCGCCGACGTCGAGGCGACACGCCGACGACGCGGAGATGATCAGGTGGTGACAACGATGCGGTAACGGTGGCTACCCTGAACCGATGCCTCACCTCCGATCCGCGCTGCGGGCCTACGCCCTGGCCGTGCTCCTCGCCGTGTGCGCGGGTGTGGTGGCGGTTCTGGTCGCCGGTGAGTTCGGCCTGCCGCTGCGGGACCCGGACGGCTTCCTCGGCCCGGCGTGGGTGCGGCTGCCGGTCATCGTCGTGCTGTTCGTGGCCCTCGACGTCATCCCGCGGGCGATCCACCAGCGGCGCCACGTCGTCCAGGTGCTCCGCGAGCGCTACGGCCCCGGCCGGGCCGCGCTGGTCGTCGTCGGGCTCGGCACGTTCTACCTCAGCTACGTCTCCTACCGGAACCTCAAGGGCGCCCTGCCGTTCGCGCGCCCCGACATCCAGGACGGCGCGCTGCTCCAGCTCGACCACATCATGGCCTTCGGGTACGACCCGTCGCACGTGCTGCACACGCTGCTGGGCACGGGCGTCACCGCCTACGTGCTCTCCGCCGTCTACCTGGTCTTCCTCGGCTTCGTGCCGTTCTCGGTGGTCGCGGCGCTGATCTGGCTGCGCGACGTGCGGTCGGCGTCCTGGTACGTCACCGCGCTCTGCCTCAACTGGATCCTCGGCACGGTCAGCTACTACCTCATCCCGTCGCTCGGGCCGGCCTTCGTGCGCCCCGGCCGGTACGCCGACCTGCCGGCGACCGGGGTCAGCGCGCTGCAGCAGGGACTGGCCGAGACCCGGCTCGAGGTGCTGATCAACCCGCTCACCGCCGACGGCATCGCCGGCGTCGCGGGGTTCGCCTCGCTGCACACGTCCGTCGTCTTCACCGCCGCGCTGGTCGCCCACAAGATCGGACTGCCACGCGCGCTCCGCTGGGCGCTGTGGGCGTTCCTGGCCATGACCATGGTCGCCACCATCTACTTCGGCTGGCACTACCTGATCGACGACGTCGCGGGGCTGGCGCTGGGCGGCGGTTCCGTCGCCATCGCCGGCTGGGCCGGCCGCGCCGTCGACCGCGAGCTGGTCCCCGCGCACGTGCTGGAGGACGCCCGACCCGCGGCCGTCAGCAGCGGGGTCGCCGCCGGCTGACGGCGGACGCCCTCAGCCGAGACCGAGGAGCAGCCGCTCGAGGTGCTCGGTCTGCAGGGGCAGCACCGGCATGGTGCGCAGCAGCAGCCCGCTCACCGCGA
The window above is part of the Friedmanniella luteola genome. Proteins encoded here:
- a CDS encoding phosphatase PAP2 family protein, whose translation is MPHLRSALRAYALAVLLAVCAGVVAVLVAGEFGLPLRDPDGFLGPAWVRLPVIVVLFVALDVIPRAIHQRRHVVQVLRERYGPGRAALVVVGLGTFYLSYVSYRNLKGALPFARPDIQDGALLQLDHIMAFGYDPSHVLHTLLGTGVTAYVLSAVYLVFLGFVPFSVVAALIWLRDVRSASWYVTALCLNWILGTVSYYLIPSLGPAFVRPGRYADLPATGVSALQQGLAETRLEVLINPLTADGIAGVAGFASLHTSVVFTAALVAHKIGLPRALRWALWAFLAMTMVATIYFGWHYLIDDVAGLALGGGSVAIAGWAGRAVDRELVPAHVLEDARPAAVSSGVAAG
- a CDS encoding tyrosine-type recombinase/integrase, producing MSRRTNGEGSVYRRADGRWTGAHYVLRPDGGRVRRAVYARTQREAVAKLAELVAKTSAGVPLAVDAWTVESYASHWMSHVVAPRLRPSSVSSYRSTLRLHIVPGLGRYPLRRLTPAHVRALLAAKLESGLSVRSVQIIHATLRNMLAEAMRDEVIERNVAALVRPPRAEQEEVRPWSPEEAGAFLRSVRGDRLYALFAVGVGLGMRRGELLGLRWSDVEVDQRVLHVRHTAQRVYGSGMVFGPPKSARSRRDIPLPAVTVGVLEEHRKRQEEERAALKPYWQETGLVFTTTVGTVIEPRNLARVLDALIIEAGVRRIRLHDMRHTCASLLLAQGVPARVVMEVLGHSQLGITMNLYSHVMPSALREAADAIDRVLGSQE
- a CDS encoding helix-turn-helix domain-containing protein; this translates as MEKLLLTPQEAAESLGVSRSQLYELMRRHEVVSILIGRSRRIPAAPLREYVQRLAEDAWTA